The Seriola aureovittata isolate HTS-2021-v1 ecotype China chromosome 12, ASM2101889v1, whole genome shotgun sequence genome window below encodes:
- the LOC130178954 gene encoding protein NCBP2AS2-like, whose amino-acid sequence MVLRYLVSVLLNKTQVVEKLSESLPVRSAARLTAQAVLRAQQAGRDATGRALRSRTLRQIRQEAAEAPSGGVGELSGKARRIRDSLLEDVREGVQDASRQIKHRKKK is encoded by the coding sequence ATGGTGCTCAGGTATCTTGTCTCGGTTCTGCTGAACAAGACCCAGGTGGTAGAGAAACTGTCCGAGTCTCTCCCGGTCCGCAGCGCGGCGCGGCTCACCGCCCAGGCCGTGCTCAGGGCTCAGCAGGCCGGCAGAGACGCCACAGGGCGGGCGCTGCGGTCCCGGACGCTCCGGCAGATCCGACAGGAGGCCGCGGAGGCACCGAGTGGAGGAGTGGGGGAGCTGAGCGGGAAAGCCCGGAGGATCCGAGACTCCCTGCTGGAGGACGTGAGGGAAGGGGTTCAAGACGCGTCCcgacagataaaacacaggaagaaaaaatga